Genomic window (Lycium barbarum isolate Lr01 chromosome 2, ASM1917538v2, whole genome shotgun sequence):
GTTGAAGATATTAATCACATTGAGTCTGGAGGTGTTCCGTTGCCTAATTATAATGGTGGTCGTAGCAAAGTCTCCAATCTCATGGATGAGGAACAAAGGTAAATTAAATAACAATCTCACAACGTACCAATTACTTATATATACTGATTTTACACTGTCCTCACATTGCATTTTGAGTAGATTAAAATAGAAGCATATTTTGATTATATGACCAATGGGATATCCGATTCTTCAAAAGCATATCTTATATACGCTGATTTTACACTGACATATATACTACAATAGATTAAAAGGATTTACTATGTACATTGACAATTTAAAAAGATTTTGCACCTGTCTGTGTACTTTAACATGTTGTATCAGATAACTTGACTTATTCTTTAGCTTATATAGTAATCTCATTAATTTTTTATGGACGGATATAACCTGATAGTGTAAAATACCGTTCGCACTGTCAGTCTATCATAGCTAATTTGTAATACTATTACTAGCATTTCATGACATGTTCTTAGTCTTCTCTACTCATACAAGCTCCAAAAGTTATTGTACTTATTTAATTTGCTATGTTTGATAACTTAAAAACTTATTTCAACACGCTATCCACGTGATAAATTGTAAGCTACCTCTTttagttttcttttatttctatAATGGGTTGGGATTGAACTaaatctttttcttctttgtctTTATCATTTTTTGATAGGCTGAAGTATCTGAAGCTCCAATAAAAGCGAGAATATCGAAGCACGTGATTCATCAGGAGCCTATTTTATGTGAGCAAATGGAACTTATGATATGCAGTAAATTAACAAGTAATAACGGaaggatatagttgattttgccTTTCTTTTTCAAAACCTTTAGTTATCTTAATTTGGTTTTCATTGGATAAATTTCCTTTGAGAAACTATACATGTATGAAGTACGTCTCCTAAAGTGACTCTCAAATGTAATCTTCCATGTGCTAATGTTATACGTACTGGATTCCGTGGTACAAGTTTGTCCTCTTTATCTTATGGAGAATATACTCATTAATATTGCAGAGAAAACTATATCAACAGTTATCGCTAAGTAGCAAAAATATTTTAACTTTCGTTTATGTTGCCTAAATAACAGTCTCTGTTACTAGGGAATGTTGTATGATCACTTACGGTGAAAATCTCTTCACCTCTTTATAATGACGTTTGTCTGAACATTTTTTGGCTAATGTTGAGAAATATTATTATATAGAGAACAcgtaatataacataacatgaagaATCAATTCTAAAAATATTTTAGTGAAATATTGTCATAGAGGATGAATTGTTATAGCTAGAGATATTAGACTATATCGTAAAACTTTTAAAGGGGACACCATTATTACATTATGGAATTCCTGAAGAATGACACAACGCCACAACATTCTTTTGGGAAGAGGAAATCTAAATTAATCCCAAACGACAAAAACAAGTAAACAACTTTAAATCACTtctcatactcttttactttaAATCACTTGTCATACTCTTTTAAGTAGGTAGCTCGAGAGCTtttattgcaaaaaaaaaaaaaaaaaaaaaaaaaaaaactgttaaaCAGGCTGGCAAGTTTTTTAAAATTAAAGGAGAACATTCAAAACAACAAATTAAGAACCTTGACTAGCTGATCAAGTGGAAAAATGGCCAGGATGAATCTAACTTTTAATATGAAACGCCACAGTTAATAGAGAGTGAAACAAAGATATAGACGTACAGTTTCCATTGTCAATTCCTTATGATGTTGTGGAGGATGCTATTGGTTCCTCGAAGAAGCTTATTAAAGGAGATATCTAGCTGGTTGTGGCCATTAAAAGTTTAGCCAAATCGAGATGCAATTAAATAAGCAATAACCAATCATGCCATTACGACGATGAGATGTAAACTGACGATATTTGAACGGACAACATAAAACCAGCAGAAACCCGATTATCAGGTAATCGATATGCGACATCCAGTACATCAAAATTATCGATCGCCAGTTCATTCAGAAATAGGAATGAGGTAGAAACAGGATCATAATCATATTAGAGAACCTCCTTTATAAGTCTTTCAGTGAGAGCTTTTGGGAGACCCATCACACTATCAGTTGAGCCAACCTGCGCAGATGAAAATCATCTTaaaactattattattataagtCATAAAGTATACTGAATCAAGAAAAGAATGGACAAAAAAAGGTAATATGCTGAATATTTGACATCAGATGTTGTTGCGAGTTACTGCTTAAGCACTAAAAGAGGATCAGAAAACTTTTCCATCAGAAAAAGAGTTATATGCCCTAAGTTTCTTAGTAGTAGGCAACCATGTCACAAAAGCATTTCATCAAGGTTGTGGTACTTGTTATTCTTTAGAGGACTTTTAGTGCTTAGTACAATCAAGTAAAAAAGGTTGGCATGGTTAAAGCCCACATTTTTATGGAAAAAGCAATTTCAAAAGGTATCTTTAATGGTACATTTTATACAAAGGACAAGTTCCTTTCACGAATAACAAAAACACTACTAATCTCTTTTCTATGCTTTAAGACACTTCTCGCTCAATCACGCCTTGTGCAAAAACACCCTCTCGAAACTCTAAAACGGCTATTCCATATACCTAATGAGCATATCAGCTTCTTCCTTGACATGAACCATTGGGAAGCATTAATAGAATTTATTTGGATTTGCATCAGGGATGAACATGCACAATCCAGAAATCCTGGCTTAGATAAAAATCACGAAGTTCTTTCACTTGGTCAGGTATCACAAAGATATTCTGTCCCATCATTTTATATTTATCAAATTTGCATCCATGGCTTCATAAAAGTTAAGGTCTCTATAAGGACAAAGGATCAGGCAAACAACTGTTAACACCACCAATATTATGACTTATGTTGGATGATATTAGAGAGAAGCGGCAGTGTACCACTCACCACTTCCTTAACATAAGGCAAAATGAGAGGATGTTCAATTATCAAGCCACCAGCTGCATAAAGAACTATCCCTTCTTCAATCTGATAGGGAAAAAAAAGATCTTAAGATAACAGCAACCATCATTTGATATGATCAATAACTAACAGTTCAGCTGAAAGTTGTACCAGTTTATCTATGACTTGATCTGGTATGTCATGGAAATAGATCTGCAACCAAAAGAAATGTTATCACTCTTCCTGGATGAGCGAAAATATATAAAGGAGATTATGCTGAAAATCTCAAGCAGTTAAGCTACACAAATAACTAAGAGAGAGACCCTTTTTTGCTCAACTAACTTCTACTTTCCACAAAAACTCTATCTCTGTATAACTTCAATTTGAACAGCTTGTGGGAATTGGAACCTTGTGAAGTGTTCACTAAGCCTATCCCAAAACGTAGAAGTCATTAATCAACACGGAACGTTTAGACTTTTattattaaaatttaaattaacAGATATGCATGGCAACAACTTTAGATTACAAATAGACGCAAATCCATTGAAAAACAGAAAGAACAAAAGGCCGTAGAGACCTGTCTGCTAATTGAGTACTGAGAAGAAATCAACAGTGGTACCTCTACTTTGTCCCATTCTCCTCTTCTGCTTCCTGTTACCAGGTTCGTAACAAGGACAGAACTCACGGTTGCTGCATGTCCATTAGCGTAATCTGCAAGTTGACAGTGTAAGACTAGCAGAACTACAGAACTAGTATGGTAAGAAATCAATAAATGCAATGGTAAACCTTTCATGAACTGTCGTGCTTCTGCTTCACTGGATGGTTTTTCCCTGACCACACCTTCATAGACCACCACCTCCAGATCATTTCAAGTTAGGATAAGATCATTAACATAGAAAGGCGCATACATCAAAATAAACGACAGAAAACAGAGAACAATTGGGCAGCAGAAAAAATTCCCTAACATGTAAACTAGAATGTACCATCACCAGAATTGTTATAGAAAGGCAATAGTGATGGAAAGATGATGCACCTAATCAAGTGGCAAAcaagttttttgttttttttgacaATTTTAACATAAGTGGCAAACAGTTTTTAGAAGTGAAAGCACGAAACAGATGGGGGAGGGATGACAGAAATGATCTTGCAGAACAGCAGTCTGTTATGCAAATGGCTATGGAGATCCAATGAAGAGAAAGATGAATTGAAGGAGGTGATAAAAGGCAAATACAGCATTGAGGACTACTGGTGCAATAAACCAGTCAAGTCAAGATTTCTAATGATATAGGTCTCTGGAAATAAATCAGCAATTATAGGTGATTTTCCAATCTTGCACAAGATTAAAGGTGGGAAACGGCAGGAGAATAAGATTATCGCAGGATATCTGGACTGAAGATGCTCCCCTCTCAAAGGGATAAATAGATATATTGTCTAATGGACTATAGCAGAATGCAGTAGTGAAGGGAGAAGAAGTCCACACCAGAAAATAAACAATGGATTGGGAAATGGGGAGTCTTTCTTCTTTAGTAGAGGTGCACGGATTACATATGTCTGAACACCAATCAGATCTTTTTTTCTAATGATGGCGGTGCCTGGCCAGCTTGTGCGCACATCAACTATTCCACCGGGTATTTGCTACCTCCGACCAGCAGAGGTAACAGATAACTCTACCCACCAAGGCTTAGGAAGATATGAAGAAATCTCCTAGTTCCTCCGTTGGGGTTGGGACTTGAACCTGATACCTCATGGTTcccccacttcattgaccactaggccacacccttggatGCTCCGCACCAATCAAATCCGGACAGTGGACTTTGAAGGAAGATGGTATCTTCTCCATGAAATATTGTTATCAATTCATGCAAAAGGGAGATATAGAAGGGTATACACAGCGGGCATGTAGGATGATCTGGAAAACCAAGTGAAATTCTAAGGCAGCATGTATTGGATGGTTAGCTAAAGATGATGCATGTCAGACATTTCTTTCTACGCAGTGAGAACAAATGAAGGATCTGAAGCATGTTTCTGAACTTGACAGAGTGCGGTGGGTGATGCCTAATAACCTTAAGAGAGTATACAAAGCTGGCAAGGACCTGATGAAAGATCAGAGACAATTGTGAAGAGTTTGGCTAGAGATAAGTCACAGATGTTTCGAAGAGAAAGCAACATCCGTATCTTTTATAAAGTGTAGCTGCTTTTATCTATTGAACTTTTGGTATATAATGAATTTCTTAAATGAAATTTATAGCATATTGGACTTCCTAGACTCCTTTCTTTAACAAGGTAGGTATTAATTACAAAGCAGGAGGGTACTTCAGAAGTACAGGAAGAGAAGATCAAGTTCTCATCAATTATTTACATCATCATAGACTCCAAAAGGGTACTACTCCTGGTGCCTTCATGGTGCTATAGAAATCAATAGAAGATTTTTTCATTACAAGTCTAAAGAAATCAATAAAAAGTTTTGCTTTA
Coding sequences:
- the LOC132628025 gene encoding uncharacterized protein LOC132628025 isoform X2, which translates into the protein MEANAPHFKLILGSSSTARRKILADMGYHFTTMSADIDEKAIRKEKPEDLVMALAEAKADAIISKFRNTENLEKDVNPTILVAADTAEAIIPRVSIGESEGDAEPTLLITCDQVVVYEGVVREKPSSEAEARQFMKDYANGHAATVSSVLVTNLVTGSRRGEWDKVEIYFHDIPDQVIDKLIEEGIVLYAAGGLIIEHPLILPYVKEVVGSTDSVMGLPKALTERLIKEVL
- the LOC132628025 gene encoding uncharacterized protein LOC132628025 isoform X6, which produces MEANAPHFKLILGSSSTARRKILADMGYHFTTMSADIDEKAIRKEKPEDLVMALAEAKAEAIIPRVSIGESEGDAEPTLLITCDQVVVYEGVVREKPSSEAEARQFMKDYANGHAATVSSVLVTNLVTGSRRGEWDKVEIYFHDIPDQVIDKLIEEGIVLYAAGGLIIEHPLILPYVKEVVGSTDSVMGLPKALTERLIKEVL
- the LOC132628025 gene encoding uncharacterized protein LOC132628025 isoform X5, whose translation is MEANAPHFKLILGSSSTARRKILADMGYHFTTMSADIDEKAIRKEKPEDLVMALAEAKADAIISKFRNTENLEKDVNPTILVAADTVVVYEGVVREKPSSEAEARQFMKDYANGHAATVSSVLVTNLVTGSRRGEWDKVEIYFHDIPDQVIDKLIEEGIVLYAAGGLIIEHPLILPYVKEVVGSTDSVMGLPKALTERLIKEVL
- the LOC132628025 gene encoding uncharacterized protein LOC132628025 isoform X1 is translated as MEANAPHFKLILGSSSTARRKILADMGYHFTTMSADIDEKAIRKEKPEDLVMALAEAKADAIISKFRNTENLEKDVNPTILVAADTAEAIIPRVSIGESEGDAEPTLLITCDQVVVYEGVVREKPSSEAEARQFMKDYANGHAATVSSVLVTNLVTGSRRGEWDKVEVPLLISSQYSISRQIYFHDIPDQVIDKLIEEGIVLYAAGGLIIEHPLILPYVKEVVGSTDSVMGLPKALTERLIKEVL
- the LOC132628025 gene encoding uncharacterized protein LOC132628025 isoform X7, giving the protein MEANAPHFKLILGSSSTARRKILADMGYHFTTMSADIDEKAIRKEKPEDLVMALAEAKVVVYEGVVREKPSSEAEARQFMKDYANGHAATVSSVLVTNLVTGSRRGEWDKVEVPLLISSQYSISRQIYFHDIPDQVIDKLIEEGIVLYAAGGLIIEHPLILPYVKEVVGSTDSVMGLPKALTERLIKEVL
- the LOC132628025 gene encoding uncharacterized protein LOC132628025 isoform X3, which gives rise to MEANAPHFKLILGSSSTARRKILADMGYHFTTMSADIDEKAIRKEKPEDLVMALAEAKADAIISKFRNTENLEKDVNPTILVAADTVVVYEGVVREKPSSEAEARQFMKDYANGHAATVSSVLVTNLVTGSRRGEWDKVEVPLLISSQYSISRQIYFHDIPDQVIDKLIEEGIVLYAAGGLIIEHPLILPYVKEVVGSTDSVMGLPKALTERLIKEVL
- the LOC132628025 gene encoding uncharacterized protein LOC132628025 isoform X4, which encodes MEANAPHFKLILGSSSTARRKILADMGYHFTTMSADIDEKAIRKEKPEDLVMALAEAKAEAIIPRVSIGESEGDAEPTLLITCDQVVVYEGVVREKPSSEAEARQFMKDYANGHAATVSSVLVTNLVTGSRRGEWDKVEVPLLISSQYSISRQIYFHDIPDQVIDKLIEEGIVLYAAGGLIIEHPLILPYVKEVVGSTDSVMGLPKALTERLIKEVL